The following nucleotide sequence is from Desulfuromonadaceae bacterium.
CGTTCTTCAATTGCTCCGGCGGTCTTCGGCCCGACGGCAACGATCTTGACTCCGGCGAGAGCACGAACGCCCTGCCCCAGTTCTGTCAACCGGGCAAAGAAAAAGCGAACCGCATTGGCCGAAGTCAGAATCAGATAATCGGTCCGCGGCAGACCGGCGATGGCGACATCGAGATCGGTCCAATCGGCGGGAGCAACCGTTTCAATCGTCGGGCAGCAGACCGCCTCGGCGCCGAGTGCTGTCAGCAGTGCGGCAAATTCTCCGGCTTGAGCTGCGGCGCGGGTCACCATCACCCGCTTGCCGAAGAGGGGCCGATTGTCAAACCAGCGTAATTCATCACGCAGATTGACCACTTCGCCAACCAGAATGACCGCCGGGGGTTTGATCTTCGCTTCGCTGGCCTTGACGACAACATCGGCCAAGGTCGCCACCACCGTTTCCTGCCGGGGCGTGGTCGCCCAGCGGATAATTGCGACCGGCGTTTCCGGCGCGCGCCCGTGAGCCATCAGTTGTTCGGCAATGACGCGCAGATTTGCCATCCCCATATAAAAAACCAGGGTCCCAACACCGGTCGCCAACTTCTCCCAGTCAAGACTCGACATTTTTTTTGCCGGATCTTCGTGGCCGGTTACCAGCCCAAGGCTGGTGGTGTAGTCGCGGTGGGTCAGAGGAATCCCCGCATAAGCGGCGGCGGCAAACGCGGCGGTGATACCGGGAACCACCTCAAAGGGGATTTTGTGCCGGTGCAGATATTGCGCTTCTTCACCGCCACGACCGAAAACATAGGGGTCGCCCCCCTTGAGCCGAACAACGACTTTACCCGCCCGCGCCTTCTCGACCAACAGGGCATTGATCTCGTCCTGCGGCGCATGGTGCCGTCCCTTGCTCTTGCCAACATAGATGCGCTCGGCGGCTGCCGGAGCATCATCAAGGAAGACCGGATTGGACAGATAATCGTAAACCACCACCTCGGCGCGATGCAAACAGTCGCGCCCCTTGACGGTCATCAACCCCGGATCACCGGGCCCGGCACCAATCAGATAGACAATACCTTTGCTCACGTCATTATTCCGTTCGCAAAACCCGCAAGGGCATTCCTGCGGGAAATCATTCTTTTTCCAAAACCTGCGTCGCTAATCAACGTGTTCGACACAAACAAAACAAATGCAATTTAACAGGGATACAAGGGATAAAGGAGATAAATCATAAAGGCATTTCTGGTTTAAAACCAAGAAGCTGTAGCCTTGATTTTTGCCATTATCCCTTTCATCCTGTT
It contains:
- the cobA gene encoding uroporphyrinogen-III C-methyltransferase, which translates into the protein MSKGIVYLIGAGPGDPGLMTVKGRDCLHRAEVVVYDYLSNPVFLDDAPAAAERIYVGKSKGRHHAPQDEINALLVEKARAGKVVVRLKGGDPYVFGRGGEEAQYLHRHKIPFEVVPGITAAFAAAAYAGIPLTHRDYTTSLGLVTGHEDPAKKMSSLDWEKLATGVGTLVFYMGMANLRVIAEQLMAHGRAPETPVAIIRWATTPRQETVVATLADVVVKASEAKIKPPAVILVGEVVNLRDELRWFDNRPLFGKRVMVTRAAAQAGEFAALLTALGAEAVCCPTIETVAPADWTDLDVAIAGLPRTDYLILTSANAVRFFFARLTELGQGVRALAGVKIVAVGPKTAGAIEERGIYADLMPSDYRAEGVVELLTEKGVKGSRVLYPKANLARDLIPSKLRAAGALVSDPVAYRTIVPEGDGVRIRAMLAAGEIDVVTFASSSAIDNFIKMVGDDAPHLLDRVAVASIGPLTSKTALRQGISVAVEPEQATVDDMLAALIAYYQTRQT